A region of Streptomyces sp. TG1A-60 DNA encodes the following proteins:
- the hisD gene encoding histidinol dehydrogenase, with protein sequence MISRIDLRGDALPEGPALRDLLPRADFDVSAALEKVRPICEAVHHRGDAALIDFAEKFDGVRLQSVRVPAEALAQALEQLDPAVRAALEESARRARVVHREQRRTTHTTEVVSGGTVTEKWVPVERVGLYAPGGRSVYPSSVIMNVVPAQEAGVGSIALASPAQAEFGGLPHPTILAACALLGVDEVYAAGGATAVAMFAYGTESCPPATMVTGPGNIWVAAAKRYFTGVIGIDSEAGPTEIAVLADDTADPVHVAADLISQAEHDPLAAAVLVTDSVALADAVEKELQPQVEATKHVEDRVRPSLAGRQSAIVLVDGVDEGLRVVNAYGAEHLEIQTADAKAVAERVVNAGAIFIGPWAPVSLGDYAAGSNHVLPTGGCACHSSGLSVQSFLRGIHIVDYTKDALAEVAHHVVTLAEAEDLPAHGAAIKARFGWKVPEGK encoded by the coding sequence GTGATCTCCCGAATCGATCTGCGCGGCGACGCCCTCCCGGAGGGACCCGCCCTGCGCGACCTGCTGCCCCGAGCCGACTTCGACGTCTCGGCCGCCCTGGAGAAGGTGCGTCCGATCTGCGAGGCCGTGCATCATCGGGGCGACGCGGCGCTGATCGACTTCGCGGAGAAGTTCGACGGCGTCCGTCTGCAGTCGGTACGGGTCCCGGCCGAGGCCCTCGCCCAGGCGCTGGAGCAACTCGACCCGGCCGTCCGCGCGGCCCTGGAGGAGTCGGCCCGCCGTGCCCGCGTCGTCCACCGCGAGCAGCGCCGCACCACCCACACCACCGAGGTCGTCTCCGGCGGCACGGTCACCGAAAAGTGGGTACCGGTCGAGCGCGTCGGCCTTTACGCCCCCGGCGGCCGGTCGGTGTACCCCTCCTCCGTCATCATGAACGTGGTCCCGGCCCAGGAGGCCGGCGTAGGCTCCATCGCCCTCGCCTCGCCCGCGCAGGCCGAATTCGGCGGGCTCCCGCACCCCACGATCCTCGCCGCCTGCGCGCTGCTCGGCGTCGACGAGGTGTACGCGGCCGGTGGCGCCACCGCCGTCGCGATGTTCGCGTACGGCACCGAGTCCTGCCCGCCGGCCACCATGGTCACCGGGCCGGGCAACATCTGGGTGGCCGCCGCCAAGCGGTACTTCACCGGCGTCATCGGCATCGACTCCGAGGCGGGCCCGACCGAGATCGCGGTCCTCGCGGACGACACCGCCGACCCGGTGCACGTCGCCGCCGACCTGATCAGCCAGGCCGAGCACGACCCGCTCGCCGCCGCCGTCCTCGTCACCGACTCCGTCGCCCTCGCCGACGCGGTCGAGAAGGAGCTGCAGCCGCAGGTCGAGGCCACCAAGCACGTCGAGGACCGTGTCCGCCCCTCCCTCGCGGGCCGGCAGTCCGCGATCGTGCTAGTCGACGGCGTCGACGAGGGCCTGCGCGTCGTCAACGCGTACGGCGCCGAACACCTGGAGATCCAGACGGCTGACGCCAAGGCGGTCGCCGAGCGCGTCGTCAACGCGGGCGCGATCTTCATCGGTCCCTGGGCGCCGGTCTCGCTGGGCGACTACGCGGCCGGCTCCAACCACGTGCTCCCGACCGGCGGCTGCGCCTGCCACTCCTCCGGCCTGTCGGTCCAGTCCTTCCTGCGCGGCATCCACATCGTCGACTACACGAAGGACGCGCTGGCCGAGGTCGCGCACCACGTGGTGACGCTGGCGGAGGCGGAGGACCTGCCCGCGCACGGCGCGGCGATCAAGGCGAGGTTCGGCTGGAAGGTACCTGAGGGCAAGTGA